Proteins from one Xenopus tropicalis strain Nigerian chromosome 1, UCB_Xtro_10.0, whole genome shotgun sequence genomic window:
- the cxcl10 gene encoding C-X-C motif chemokine 10: MTPDKARVMIVGLLVILAYVHGMSPGGNRRCLCKRHVAKRFDLRSLKKVAVFPISPGCENVEIIATLKSGQHICIDPESKSINKLIFALKKKGYNKAIG; this comes from the exons ATGACTCCGGATAAAGCACGTGTCATGATTGTTGGTCTGCTTGTCATTCTGGCCTATGTTCATG GTATGTCCCCTGGTGGAAACCGACGTTGCTTGTGCAAACGGCATGTTGCCAAAAGGTTTGATCTCAGATctttaaaaaaagttgcggtgTTCCCAATATCCCCTGGCTGTGAGAATGTAGAGATCAT TGCTACATTGAAATCTGGCCAACATATCTGCATCGATCCTGAATCAAAAAGCATCAACAAACTTATTTTTGCTTTAAAGAAGAAAGG GTACAACAAAGCGATTGGCTAA
- the cxcl11 gene encoding C-X-C motif chemokine 11-1 encodes MDSKYAIIILCVLILSAALIEGQGTKGRRCLCKKMSKKLSPKRLIKIEIYPAGYRCENIEYVATMKGSKKTKCFSPNSKLLKEIMSPKGKLQSIKIIKHE; translated from the exons ATGGACAGCAAATATGCTATCATCATCCTCTGTGTCCTCATTCTCTCCGCTGCTCTTATAGAAG gacAAGGTACTAAAGGGAGACGCTGCTTAtgcaaaaaaatgtccaaaaagcTCAGTCCTAAACGCTTGATAAAAATCGAAATCTATCCAGCAGGTTATAGATGTGAAAACATTGAATATGT GGCCACCATGAAaggcagcaaaaaaacaaaatgcttcAGTCCAAATTCAAAACTGTTGAAGGAAATAATGTCTCCAAAGGG GAAACTACAAtccattaaaataattaaacacGAGTAA
- the cxcl9 gene encoding C-X-C motif chemokine 11-1, protein MAVGKALALFCGLLLILSCVCGMSPLGKQRCMCKGRGAERISTQHLKKLEVFPMSFGCDEIEVIVTMKSGSKICLNPQSKFANKLLSALRKKRSSK, encoded by the exons ATGGCTGTGGGTAAAGCACTTGCCCTCTTCTGCGGTCTGCTCCTCATCCTGTCCTGTGTTTGTG gaATGTCCCCACTTGGGAAACAACGCTGCATGTGCAAAGGGCGCGGTGCCGAAAGGATCAGTACCCAGCATCTGAAAAAACTGGAGGTGTTTCCAATGAGTTTTGGCTGTGATGAGATTGAGGTCAT tGTAACAATGAAATCAGGAAGTAAGATCTGCCTCAATCCTCAATCAAAATTTGCCAACAAACTCCTTTCTGCACTGCGGAAAAAGAG ATCTTCAAAGTGA